A window of Metopolophium dirhodum isolate CAU chromosome 6, ASM1992520v1, whole genome shotgun sequence genomic DNA:
ttatttgttcactgaaattattaaaattgtttatcgtcgccgacgaatgtcgacaattgacgattgccatagatattataaaatatattatttactatgataaatccatagaactttatattatactaagtatctaTACTAGATATACTATACagtctattgataaatattaaatcgtatgtacttttacagaaagtactttgtgatcagcaatgtacctattctggttatctatttcagttatagttcgcatgccaaatttaactgtgcgaaactggtccgcaagtttagtccgacattttattattcgaatgcATTATCCCACCAGTTCctctagacacagtgtttgagaagttatatttttttggtacctaattaaattacaatatgaattattataagttacctatgtaggtacttgtccaaaactcgactaccgggatttaaataaaaaaatgtgatttataggtaatctattggctattgatctattataaaatagaaatttaacctaccaataatatccaattatcaaaatccattttagtttttggtgtaactttaagtcAAATGATCGTAGATAGCTCCCACATAGCATGcaaatgttaaataaacataaaatcaaaGTAGGCAAGTCAATGTTTAACCCTGAATAAGTATTGCCAACCAATTGGATATCAactaaattaatgttaatttaacacactataaatatgaaatgacATGGAACTcaatatgaaataagtatatatacttaaagGTTTAAAAAACCTTTAATCGTCAAGGTTCGTTAAGTACTCTTTAAACATtccttaatattgtttaatattgaataGATATTCTTTTAACACCAATCAACCGTTCATATAACTTTTTTCACCTCCGATAAATGTTTGTTGAATATTGAGCAGATCGTcggtttttaactaaaatattctaaaaaataattatataggtatatttacagcaatttttatacaattaattaatagaatatttacagcaatttttatacaattaattaatagaatattttataattaaaatgtaaacttaataattgcataaaatttatctttattatttcaaaaatattcaaaatatttaatgtattacatattcAACATATATTGTTAGGccctataacaatataataatagtaaaacataatgtacctatacatttatttagaatataatataatagtatatatatagttgaaatatGATATAACTAAAAGGCAAACCTAgcctagctatattatattgtacataataattacaaaattaaatgatatttatattcaatgaaacatttcttttttatgtTGAATGGTGCTTGAATGAGATAAtacttaatgtatttttcaatttcatcgGTCGATGATTCATTATTCAATCGTTTAATTGATTTAACAGCATCtgaacaataaaacaaataacaataataattataaaaacaaaaattaataattgcattttaatGGTAgaaggcatattattataatatattaaacacatattCATATTCCATCCATTAAACTCATATAGACCggcatatattacatttatatgtataattattattttagataatataatatatcaaatatataggaTTAAATTGCTTGAATCaaagaaaaagtattaaatcatagttatagcattattaaaatagttgttttggaattaaacattttgtatgtgaatattagtaattattaacttccataaataacttattgactaaaatatataatgaaagttattaatttaaaaaggtagCTGTTATATAAGACTTTAAGAGTATAACAAAttcttagttatattatatactaccagttattcataatattataatataatagataaagaGAAGTAATAGAAGAATTTATGAGTGCAtattacgtaaaaataaataatatatttacaacatataTAACTTACtaaatataacttttgaaattgatagatttgcaaaacatttttttttatttgctctgCCATTAAAAGAATATAAGGCTAAGATGTTGTCAGTGAACAAATATCCCATGATTCTTTTGACCATGACTTTGATACTTTTTCCGCCAAGTCCAGCTAACTGTTTagtctaaaatgtaataaaaaaaaaaaataaagtttaatgtcataaaatattaaaccttcCATATAGTACTATaagtatgtgtattattataatatagtgattatatctatagtaaaaatatatttacatgttaccTAAGTTAAGGACCTACTAAAATAATGTAGAATAggaataataagatattaataaccatttaataatttgaatttgataaaaaatatatagatttaatgtaatatgtatttaatgttaCTAAGTCAAATCATTTTATTCTTtagtaaaaacttttaattttaacctttaaaatcattcaataaataaaagctATACATATTTCTGTAACACAGAAGTCAACTAACACAAgtccattttttcaaatattgagtCAGTTCTATTGTTGGAATATTCTTTCTGTGATctgtttaattgtattttaacgtaagtccaattaacaataaattgataGATAGTAAGAAGTATACTAACTTaagtcctaaactatgatagaaGTATAGAAACGTATGTCTAGAGTGATACATAAGAAAAGTAAagcgaaataatatttttgaaatatacaattgtaaGTGCATtgcaatacaaacatttttgtattgtctctccagtaaaaatgtcatttttgtGACTTGCGTTACATGACTTCTGTGGTACAGATTTATTTAACgagtatttaattacataaaaatgatttatcataattaaaactaGGCATGAATGcataatgaaaatatgtttcacaataggtatatagttgttatacgttttgtaaacaataaaaaatacatttgtaatcgATTTAgtctaaataattgaacttgaaacattgtttcaaaaaccattaatttaagaaaaaaattgtctatattttatgaagtctaattataaatgaaattacTTACCAATGATGCATGGTATTTCTTATCTGTTCTTCTATATTGTCTAATGTATCTTCTTCATCAATTGGTAATAAGCAGTCCAAATTAGAATATTCTAATGTAAGATCATTAGATGCTGTGTTTCAATACTAAAAGATTGTATAAAATGAGTTCCTTAAATTGATCttctgaaattatatattatacatcataattaaaacatttaaaaataaaacattagaaGGTTACTATTTTTACATACctgaagaatttttaaatttatttggttttggaggcgttttttgtttattttctaatactgcaacataatataagaaaatacaataagtaagtAACATAATCCTAGTAAATTGTAATCATTgaacagttataattatattatatttttaaactaacaagtAGTCAACGGTTGGCTTAAGTTATCTGGTCTAAATAATTGCTTGGATACCGCAGATCTCGCTGCAGATGCTTGTgctatattagaaatacaaattaatatgtaatgcttttcttgttatataggtatagtacaattttgaaaaacactattaataattttaccatatGTTTCTAATGGTGAATACTTCTGAACAGTAGTAGGAGATATTTCTTGTGAAAgagctataaaaacaaaaattagtgTAAAACGTTTGTAAGACTATATATCagcgtattatatactatactccGCGCCACGAGAGAAGGAACCCGTTTCGCGCATGCAGACTAACGGCAGCTAGCGTTACTAGGCTCCGTTTCCCCCACTCTGTCCTCTACAGTTCGCGCTGTGGCGTGCATACAGCGTGAAATATGCGATATACAGAGtggttatattacattataatttgtaatatcgTATGTCACGTGCAGAACAAATCATTTATTTCCTATCACATATTTATCAATTTCGTTggacttacaattttttttactcatataTTTGGTGCATATACACcaacaacttaattttaatcgattttttttaagtattttgatctataaaaacaattgttgaattaaaatttttttttaattgtacgtaattatattgtaggtgTCTAACAAAAAACAcaagtaaacaaataatacgaaacaaaataaaattataataatatcgtccttcgaaatattcaaaactactttaagtatattatacaactctgaacaaataaaatattctacagTTACATACAAAaccaaaaatgtacatatatacacaatatattctACAGTTATATACAAAAccaaatatgtacataaatacacaatatattttacaattatatacaa
This region includes:
- the LOC132946818 gene encoding uncharacterized protein LOC132946818 isoform X3 yields the protein MLITPSKNIRTFVKSPSKTPVFESIDDNFCMVKNVSPYRRNKHFVLSPNNLARAEKNKKRNLSESPRKGYPSPETFQSPLSQEISPTTVQKYSPLETYAQASAARSAVSKQLFRPDNLSQPLTTLLENKQKTPPKPNKFKNSSEDQFKELILYNLLVLKHSI